A region of Burkholderiales bacterium JOSHI_001 DNA encodes the following proteins:
- a CDS encoding Protein of unknown function (DUF3579) (PFAM: Protein of unknown function (DUF3579)), giving the protein MTVSKPREFFIQGLTKDGRAFRPSDWSERLAGAMSSFRPGGAVARLGAHIGYSPYCVPRVIDGVKCVIVNERLRDIEPMAWDFVMNFARDNELQVVEACLLPDRPSPAA; this is encoded by the coding sequence ATGACCGTTTCCAAGCCGCGCGAATTCTTCATCCAGGGTCTGACCAAGGATGGCCGCGCGTTCCGGCCCAGCGACTGGTCCGAGCGGCTGGCCGGGGCGATGAGTTCCTTCCGCCCGGGCGGCGCGGTGGCCCGGCTGGGTGCGCACATCGGCTATTCGCCCTACTGCGTGCCGAGGGTGATCGACGGCGTGAAGTGCGTGATCGTGAACGAGCGCCTGCGCGACATCGAGCCCATGGCCTGGGACTTCGTGATGAACTTCGCCCGCGACAACGAACTGCAGGTGGTGGAAGCCTGCCTGCTGCCCGACCGGCCTTCGCCCGCGGCCTGA
- a CDS encoding acetylornithine/succinylornithine aminotransferase (PFAM: Aminotransferase class-III~TIGRFAM: acetylornithine and succinylornithine aminotransferases), whose protein sequence is MTAPQSHVMSTYGRLPFALSHGRGCRVWDTAGREYLDALAGIAVNTLGHGHPKLVPALQDQVAKMMHSCNYYQMPYQEQLAAELCRLSGLSKVFFCSTGLEANEGALKLARKFGHSKGITRPEIIVYEKAFHGRSIATLSATANTKIQQGFGPLVDGFVRVPLNDLSAVKDVARSNPNVVAVFLEVIQGEGGINPTRVDILQGLREICDQQDWLLMLDEVQCGMGRTGKWFAHQWADIRPDVMPLAKGLGSGVPVGAIVAGPRAANLFGPGDHGTTFGGNQLAMRAGVETLRIMQEDRLMENAAEVGAQLKADLQRELGGLPGFKEIRGQGLMLGIELDRPCGVLLTRAAEAGLLLSVTADSVIRLLPALILTRDEAREIVRILVPLVKDFLAGTQAP, encoded by the coding sequence ATGACCGCCCCCCAATCCCACGTCATGAGCACCTACGGCCGGCTGCCTTTTGCGCTGTCGCATGGCCGAGGCTGCCGCGTGTGGGACACGGCGGGTCGCGAATACCTGGACGCCCTGGCCGGCATCGCCGTGAACACCCTCGGCCACGGCCACCCCAAGCTGGTGCCTGCGCTGCAGGACCAGGTGGCGAAGATGATGCACAGCTGCAACTACTACCAGATGCCCTACCAGGAGCAACTGGCGGCTGAACTGTGCCGGCTGTCGGGCCTGAGCAAGGTGTTCTTCTGCTCCACCGGGCTGGAAGCCAACGAAGGCGCGCTGAAGCTGGCGCGCAAGTTCGGCCACAGCAAGGGCATCACCCGGCCCGAGATCATCGTCTACGAGAAGGCCTTCCACGGCCGCAGCATCGCCACCCTGTCGGCCACCGCCAACACCAAGATCCAGCAGGGCTTCGGGCCCTTGGTGGATGGCTTCGTGCGCGTGCCCTTGAACGACCTGTCGGCGGTGAAGGACGTGGCGCGCAGCAACCCGAACGTGGTGGCCGTGTTCCTGGAAGTGATCCAGGGCGAAGGCGGCATCAACCCCACCCGCGTGGACATCCTGCAAGGCCTGCGCGAGATCTGCGACCAGCAGGACTGGCTGCTGATGCTGGACGAGGTGCAGTGCGGCATGGGCCGCACCGGCAAGTGGTTTGCCCACCAATGGGCCGACATCCGCCCCGACGTGATGCCCTTGGCCAAGGGCCTGGGCTCGGGCGTACCGGTGGGTGCCATCGTGGCCGGCCCCCGGGCCGCCAACCTGTTCGGGCCCGGCGACCACGGCACCACCTTCGGTGGCAACCAATTGGCCATGCGTGCCGGCGTCGAGACCCTGCGCATCATGCAGGAGGACCGATTGATGGAAAACGCGGCCGAGGTCGGTGCGCAACTGAAGGCCGACCTGCAGCGCGAGTTGGGCGGCCTGCCTGGCTTCAAGGAAATTCGCGGCCAGGGCCTGATGCTGGGCATCGAACTCGACCGCCCCTGCGGTGTTCTGCTCACGCGCGCGGCCGAGGCTGGCCTGCTGCTGTCCGTCACCGCCGACAGCGTGATCCGCCTGCTGCCGGCGCTGATCCTGACCCGCGACGAAGCGCGCGAGATCGTGCGCATCCTGGTGCCGCTGGTGAAGGACTTCCTCGCCGGCACCCAAGCACCATGA
- a CDS encoding ornithine carbamoyltransferase (PFAM: Aspartate/ornithine carbamoyltransferase, carbamoyl-P binding domain; Aspartate/ornithine carbamoyltransferase, Asp/Orn binding domain~TIGRFAM: ornithine carbamoyltransferase), whose amino-acid sequence MKPGNSLMKHYLQFKDLRAEEYAYLFERSRIIKSRFKNYEKYLPLADRTLAMIFEKASTRTRVSFEAGMYQLGGSVVHLTTGDSQLGRAEPVEDSARVISRMVDLVMIRTFEQAKIEAFAAHSRVPVINGLTNEYHPCQILADVFTFIEHRGDIKGKVVAWVGDGNNMANTWLQAADVLGFTLHVSTPGGYEIDPRLAGVNNPGCVKTFNHPLEACAGAHLVTTDVWTSMGYEAENEARMKAFVDWCVDADMMAAARPDALFMHCLPAHRGEEVTADVIDGPQSVVWDEAENRMHVQKALMEYLLIGRIG is encoded by the coding sequence ATGAAGCCCGGGAACAGCCTCATGAAGCACTACCTGCAGTTCAAGGACCTGCGCGCCGAGGAATACGCCTACCTGTTCGAGCGCTCGCGCATCATCAAGAGCCGCTTCAAGAACTACGAGAAGTACCTGCCGCTGGCCGACCGCACGCTGGCGATGATCTTCGAGAAGGCCAGCACCCGCACCCGGGTCAGCTTCGAAGCCGGCATGTACCAGTTGGGTGGCTCGGTGGTGCACCTGACCACCGGCGACAGCCAGCTGGGCCGTGCCGAACCGGTGGAGGACAGTGCGCGTGTCATCAGCCGCATGGTCGACCTGGTGATGATCCGCACTTTCGAGCAGGCCAAGATCGAAGCCTTCGCGGCGCACTCGCGGGTGCCGGTGATCAACGGCCTCACCAACGAATACCACCCCTGCCAGATCCTGGCCGACGTGTTCACCTTCATCGAACACCGCGGCGACATCAAGGGCAAGGTGGTGGCCTGGGTGGGCGACGGCAACAACATGGCCAACACCTGGCTGCAGGCGGCCGACGTGCTGGGCTTCACTTTGCACGTCAGCACGCCCGGCGGCTATGAAATCGACCCGCGCCTGGCCGGCGTCAACAACCCCGGCTGCGTGAAGACCTTCAACCACCCGCTGGAAGCCTGCGCGGGCGCCCACCTGGTCACCACCGACGTGTGGACCAGCATGGGTTACGAGGCCGAGAACGAAGCGCGCATGAAGGCCTTCGTCGACTGGTGCGTGGACGCCGACATGATGGCGGCGGCCCGTCCCGACGCGCTGTTCATGCACTGCCTGCCGGCGCACCGCGGCGAGGAGGTCACCGCCGACGTCATCGACGGTCCGCAAAGCGTGGTCTGGGACGAGGCCGAGAACCGCATGCATGTGCAGAAGGCGTTGATGGAATACCTGCTGATCGGGCGCATCGGCTGA